The genomic interval ATGGCCTCAAAGGTGGTTGTGCTGGGGTGTTGCTACCCATTTCAGATCGTACAGTTACCCCCTGCCTCGGGTGTACTCCAgaggaatctctcctctgcatatccGTATGAGTTAGTGGGGATGGAGCAGCTACTGTAGCCCGTCCTAACTGTGGGCAGTCACTCCTAATGTGGCCCGGCTGGTCACAATGAAAGCATCTTATGCCCCAACACTCCCCAACATGATATCTCCCACATTTTTCGCATTTATTTAAACCTCCAAAACTCTTCTCGGAAGTACTACTCATCCCAGACCTGCTAAATCTCGGAGGTCTCTGCTGTAACTGTGAAAGTGGGGGTCGAGGAGATATCACCGGAACAGAAACAGTACTCTCAGAAGCAAATGTGTCCTTACCTCTTTTGGGCAGTTGACTAGAGGATACATTCGGGTTTCTCCTCTTTGCAAACTCAGCTCGCATTCTCCGATTTTCATTCGTGAGTTTTTCGGCCcttaaagccatctgtacAACTTCTTTATGAGGCTCCCGGCCTGTCACAGTCATCCTCTCTCTGATCTCGTTACGGAGCCCTTCTTCAAAATAACTAGCTTGATCTTGCTCAGACTTCACCAGGTCTGGCACATATGACatcagctcgttaaaacgagcctCGTACTCTTCTATGGTTAAATTCCCTTGTTGTAAACTTAggaattctctcttcttct from Theobroma cacao cultivar B97-61/B2 chromosome 5, Criollo_cocoa_genome_V2, whole genome shotgun sequence carries:
- the LOC108661877 gene encoding uncharacterized protein LOC108661877; the encoded protein is MPPRRGRPPLYRSVGRGRGRARLSQPDPVERESAAPTFRAAPAVEPTEIPPPPPPPTATPGVHAMSLEAVQALAAFLNVIMGQAQAGRVPHTVPPAVSPVPPPPPLVPPPVPDVSISKKLKEARQLGCTSFVGDLDATAAKDWITQVTETFVDMKLDDDMKLMVATRLLEKRARTWWSSVKSRSITSLTWIDFLQEFDGQYYTYFHQKEKKREFLSLQQGNLTIEEYEARFNELMSYVPDLVKSEQDQASYFEEGLRNEIRERMTVTGREPHKEVVQMALRAEKLTNENRRMRAEFAKRRNPNVSSSQLPKRGKDTFASESTVSVPVISPRPPLSQLQQRPPRFSRSGMSSTSEKSFGGLNKCEKCGRYHVGECWGIRCFHCDQPGHIRSDCPQLGRATVAAPSPLTHTDMQRRDSSGVHPRQGVTVRSEMGSNTPAQPPLRPLTRSSTRVFAVTEDEARVRSGESE